The following coding sequences lie in one Mucilaginibacter sp. KACC 22773 genomic window:
- a CDS encoding DUF3108 domain-containing protein, with product MKKIFSCSLFFVLFYASGFAQELAKVTGPVFKVGEKLSYKMQYGFFKAAEANIRIEASDKKLPGNAFHLIAEGKTAGTFDIFYKVRNRYDSYVDQNTLLPYFYSEDRHEGKWKHTDKATFDQKDNKVTANKGEFSYKGDSYDFVSAYYFARTIDVSKLKKGETFDLQYFLEDGFHKMNITYVGTETIKCDMGTFNCLKFNPTIIPGRIFRKDSKLYLWITNDGNRIPVKAHVEVILGSITMELQSASGLKYPLNPVMN from the coding sequence ATGAAAAAAATATTCTCGTGCTCTTTGTTCTTTGTATTGTTTTACGCTTCGGGCTTTGCACAGGAACTTGCAAAAGTTACCGGGCCTGTGTTTAAAGTTGGCGAAAAACTAAGCTACAAAATGCAATACGGTTTTTTTAAGGCAGCCGAAGCCAATATAAGGATTGAAGCCAGCGACAAAAAATTACCGGGCAACGCCTTCCATTTGATTGCCGAAGGAAAAACAGCAGGTACCTTTGATATATTTTACAAGGTGCGCAACCGCTACGATTCTTATGTAGATCAAAATACATTGTTGCCTTACTTTTACAGTGAAGACCGGCACGAAGGTAAATGGAAGCATACCGACAAGGCTACCTTTGATCAAAAAGACAATAAAGTAACCGCTAATAAAGGCGAATTTTCATATAAGGGCGATTCATATGATTTTGTATCGGCTTATTATTTTGCCCGTACTATAGATGTATCCAAACTTAAAAAAGGGGAGACATTTGACCTGCAATATTTTTTAGAGGATGGCTTTCATAAAATGAATATCACTTACGTAGGTACAGAAACTATTAAATGTGATATGGGTACTTTTAACTGTTTGAAATTTAACCCCACAATTATCCCTGGCCGTATTTTCCGTAAGGATAGTAAGTTGTACCTTTGGATAACTAATGATGGCAACAGGATACCTGTAAAGGCACATGTTGAAGTTATTTTAGGCAGTATAACAATGGAGCTTCAATCGGCAAGCGGATTGAAGTATCCGTTAAACCCCGTAATGAATTAA
- a CDS encoding peptidylprolyl isomerase: MGKILAIFIGVALFAFIVSEVVRSGGSFFRDDRNELAEVNGEKVQLDEFNKRLDQNTNQFRQQSGQSLSPQILNYVQETTWNQVISELLLNKEIEKLGLTVGDDEAAAMVTGNNPDQQITRVPQFADQQTGQFDKNKLNQYLSFISSSKADTASKRQWGEFLKQVFEAKQKTKYMAIVTNGLYVNSLEANDDYQAKNKLVSFKYATLDYASIPDAKVTLTDADYSAYYDAHKAEFKNQQETRSFDYVAFNGSPSKEDSAAIKADVNKLVDSIKVSTNDSLFVQINSETKTPLVFQKKGSFEPKLDTLMFNAAKGFVYGPYVSNGSYKIAKLSDVKTTFDSVRTRHILINPQAEGGIEKARAKADSLKKLIEGGRPFTDFVATFSTDKGSAVKGGEIPSFDVNGLMAGGQGQITAEYANAAFKASKGSLIVVTSQFGVHLIQVEDQKGSVKVIKVAIVDKPIVASSKTQTVAYSKAQGFLAALTKDNFDAEAKKEGVKKLTADDVTGTAAGLPGLDNAREVVRWAFKADKGDLADKVFTVGDQYIIPRLTQIKPKGILPLDVVKKQIEPAVRNEVKAKQLNEKFAAALNGASSIDQVAQKAGTKAVPVQNIVFANPIIPGQQGAEYKVVGSIFGSKPGTLSKPINGQQGVFVYIVDGFTNPAPLTNNLRQKQQIAQTLIQRADGQVLDALKDNANVKDNRAKLL, encoded by the coding sequence ATGGGAAAAATCCTGGCAATCTTTATTGGGGTTGCACTTTTTGCATTCATCGTGAGCGAGGTAGTAAGATCAGGTGGGTCTTTTTTTAGAGACGACCGCAACGAACTTGCCGAAGTAAACGGCGAAAAGGTTCAATTAGATGAGTTCAATAAAAGGCTCGACCAAAACACAAATCAGTTTAGGCAACAATCAGGGCAGAGTCTTTCGCCCCAGATATTAAACTATGTTCAGGAAACTACCTGGAACCAGGTGATAAGCGAACTGTTGCTTAATAAAGAGATTGAAAAATTGGGCTTAACAGTTGGCGACGATGAAGCTGCAGCTATGGTAACCGGTAATAACCCCGACCAGCAGATAACCCGCGTACCCCAATTTGCCGATCAGCAAACCGGGCAGTTTGATAAAAACAAGCTAAACCAGTATTTAAGCTTTATATCGTCATCAAAAGCCGATACTGCTTCAAAACGCCAGTGGGGGGAATTTCTGAAGCAGGTATTTGAGGCCAAACAAAAAACAAAGTACATGGCTATTGTTACCAATGGCTTGTACGTAAACTCGTTGGAAGCCAATGATGATTACCAGGCAAAAAACAAGTTGGTTAGCTTTAAATATGCTACACTTGATTACGCATCAATCCCCGATGCTAAGGTTACGTTAACTGACGCCGATTACAGTGCCTACTATGATGCCCACAAAGCTGAATTTAAAAATCAGCAGGAAACAAGATCATTTGATTACGTTGCTTTTAATGGATCTCCCTCTAAAGAGGATAGCGCTGCTATTAAAGCCGACGTGAACAAACTGGTTGACAGCATTAAAGTAAGCACCAACGATTCGCTTTTTGTACAAATTAACTCTGAAACAAAAACACCGCTTGTATTCCAGAAAAAAGGTTCTTTTGAGCCTAAATTAGATACTTTAATGTTTAACGCTGCCAAAGGCTTTGTTTATGGTCCTTACGTATCAAACGGAAGCTATAAAATTGCCAAATTAAGCGATGTTAAAACCACTTTTGATTCTGTTAGGACAAGGCATATTTTGATTAACCCTCAGGCTGAAGGCGGCATCGAAAAAGCAAGGGCGAAAGCCGATTCACTTAAAAAGCTAATTGAAGGCGGCAGGCCGTTTACTGATTTTGTAGCCACTTTCTCGACAGATAAAGGCAGCGCTGTTAAGGGTGGCGAAATACCTTCATTTGATGTTAATGGTTTAATGGCCGGTGGCCAGGGCCAGATAACCGCCGAATATGCAAATGCGGCTTTTAAAGCAAGCAAAGGTAGCTTGATTGTGGTTACCTCGCAGTTTGGTGTTCACCTTATCCAGGTTGAGGATCAAAAAGGATCGGTAAAAGTAATTAAAGTTGCTATTGTTGATAAACCGATTGTTGCCAGCAGTAAAACGCAAACTGTAGCTTACAGTAAAGCCCAGGGATTTTTAGCTGCTTTAACAAAAGATAATTTTGATGCCGAAGCTAAAAAAGAAGGTGTTAAAAAACTTACTGCTGATGATGTTACCGGCACCGCTGCAGGCCTGCCAGGCTTGGATAATGCCCGTGAAGTTGTAAGATGGGCATTTAAGGCCGACAAAGGCGACCTTGCCGATAAAGTATTTACGGTTGGCGATCAATATATCATCCCTCGTTTAACTCAAATTAAACCTAAAGGCATTTTACCGCTTGATGTTGTTAAAAAGCAAATTGAGCCTGCTGTACGTAACGAAGTAAAAGCAAAACAACTGAACGAAAAATTTGCGGCTGCGCTGAACGGGGCATCATCAATTGACCAGGTAGCTCAAAAAGCGGGTACCAAAGCAGTTCCGGTTCAAAACATTGTTTTTGCAAACCCAATTATTCCGGGCCAGCAAGGTGCAGAATACAAAGTTGTGGGCTCTATCTTCGGTTCGAAACCGGGTACGCTTTCAAAACCGATTAACGGGCAACAAGGTGTATTTGTTTATATTGTTGATGGCTTTACCAATCCGGCACCACTAACAAACAACTTAAGGCAAAAACAGCAAATAGCGCAAACCTTAATACAACGTGCAGACGGACAGGTATTGGATGCGTTGAAAGATAATGCTAATGTAAAAGATAACAGGGCTAAACTGTTATAA
- the lptC gene encoding LPS export ABC transporter periplasmic protein LptC has protein sequence MMYHGAKYVKGLDLLLLPLLVFFISSCENDLNKVKEIASNEVGIVVEPTTGVDLIMSDSAKVKLHLLAPLMLQYQTKDPYKVMPKGVKVILYDKQTQQESGNIVADTGISRDTKKLIEFHKNVVATNAKGETYKSDELYWDQTTKKVYSHKPVQVTMNGGNVMNGDSFESDDAFLHPTLKSSTGIFHVDEKVTQ, from the coding sequence ATGATGTACCACGGGGCAAAATATGTAAAAGGCTTAGACCTGCTGTTATTGCCCTTGCTTGTCTTTTTCATATCATCCTGCGAAAACGACCTGAACAAGGTTAAAGAGATTGCATCTAACGAAGTAGGGATAGTAGTTGAACCAACAACCGGGGTTGATTTGATTATGAGCGACTCGGCAAAAGTAAAGCTGCACTTGTTAGCCCCGCTTATGTTGCAGTACCAAACAAAAGATCCTTATAAGGTAATGCCCAAAGGCGTAAAGGTTATACTTTACGATAAACAAACCCAGCAGGAATCGGGTAATATTGTTGCAGATACGGGCATTTCCCGCGATACTAAAAAGCTTATTGAGTTTCACAAAAACGTTGTGGCAACCAATGCCAAAGGCGAAACCTATAAATCTGACGAACTTTACTGGGACCAGACCACAAAAAAAGTTTATTCGCACAAACCTGTACAGGTAACTATGAACGGCGGCAATGTGATGAATGGTGATAGTTTTGAAAGCGATGACGCTTTCCTGCACCCTACACTTAAAAGTAGTACCGGCATATTTCATGTGGACGAAAAAGTGACACAATAA
- a CDS encoding DUF2480 family protein → MDIQENIVNKVAQSGLVTLDPASFYPAGERVIYDIKDNLFHGLMLREKDLRDFIKEHDFTQYQDKNVGITCSADAIVPTWAYMLLANRMAPYAREVVFGNADVLETVLFEKEIAKADLEQYAGQRIVLKGCGDIAVPVSAYVELTKKLTPIVKSIMFGEPCSTVPIYKRKD, encoded by the coding sequence ATGGATATACAGGAAAACATCGTAAACAAAGTAGCCCAAAGTGGTTTGGTTACTTTAGATCCCGCATCGTTTTATCCCGCAGGCGAACGTGTTATTTACGACATTAAAGATAACCTGTTCCATGGCCTGATGCTGCGTGAGAAAGATTTGCGCGATTTTATAAAGGAACACGATTTTACCCAATACCAGGACAAAAACGTAGGCATTACCTGCAGCGCTGACGCTATTGTACCAACCTGGGCCTACATGCTGCTGGCAAACCGGATGGCCCCTTATGCCCGTGAGGTTGTTTTTGGGAACGCGGATGTATTAGAAACGGTTTTGTTTGAAAAGGAGATAGCGAAAGCCGATCTGGAGCAATACGCTGGCCAGCGTATTGTATTAAAAGGATGCGGAGATATAGCAGTCCCAGTTTCGGCCTATGTGGAGCTTACCAAAAAATTAACCCCGATAGTAAAAAGCATCATGTTTGGCGAACCATGCTCTACAGTGCCAATTTATAAGCGTAAGGATTAA
- a CDS encoding DUF3109 family protein: MIEVGNVLVHEDVIKENFVCNLNKCKGACCLEGDSGAPLNADELDILKEIYPKVKPYLTAKGIKTIEKVGTYVKDFEGDYTTPCVDTNKECAYVIWENGITKCGIEKAYEEGAVTWKKPISCHLYPIRITAYPEFDVLNYDRWSICSPACTFGDELKVRVHEFLKGPLIRKYGADWYQELENEVAGR, encoded by the coding sequence ATGATAGAGGTAGGTAACGTGTTGGTGCACGAGGATGTGATAAAGGAAAACTTTGTTTGCAATTTAAACAAATGCAAAGGCGCGTGTTGCCTGGAAGGCGACTCGGGCGCTCCCCTGAATGCCGACGAACTTGATATTTTAAAAGAAATATATCCAAAAGTAAAGCCTTACCTAACCGCCAAGGGTATCAAAACCATCGAAAAGGTGGGTACTTATGTGAAAGATTTTGAAGGCGACTACACCACCCCCTGTGTAGACACCAACAAGGAGTGCGCTTATGTAATTTGGGAAAACGGAATCACTAAATGTGGCATCGAAAAAGCTTATGAAGAAGGCGCTGTTACCTGGAAAAAACCCATCTCCTGCCATTTATATCCCATCCGCATCACAGCGTACCCGGAGTTTGATGTGTTAAATTACGACCGCTGGAGCATTTGCAGCCCCGCCTGCACATTTGGCGATGAACTAAAGGTACGTGTTCACGAATTCTTAAAAGGCCCGTTAATCCGCAAATATGGTGCAGATTGGTACCAGGAATTGGAAAATGAGGTGGCCGGAAGGTAA